CCGGTTCGGGCTCTTGAGGCTGGACGAGCTCGACTTCGACCTCGGGCAGTACGTCGCGCGGCCCCAGCTCGAGCTGCGGCAGGGGCAGATCGACAGGCCGGGCGGGAACAACCTCCACCGCGGCTTCCGGCCTCACCTCCTGCTCGAGCGGCGCAGCCAGTTCGACCTCGGCCTGAGGCAGCGCGACCTCCAAACGGCTGGGCTCGAGCAGAACAGCGACTGACGCCACCGGCTCGGCGGCCTCTTCGACCGCGAGGGGCTGAGGCGGGCTGGGCGCTATCGCCACCACCGGGTCCGGCGCCTCAAGCTCGGCACGCTCGGGCTCCGCAAGCTCGGGCTCCTCAACCACGGGCAGCGGTTCCGGCGGCGCCACCTCGGCCCTCTCGAGCGGAGGCAGCGGCTCGGCTACAGGCTCAGGGGTCTGTACCTCCAGCGCCTGCACCTCGGGGGCCGGTACATCAGGGGCCGGTAGGGAGGCCTGAGCCGGCACGGGTTCAGGCGGCAGGACCGGCTCGGGAGCCGGCAGCTCCGCGGGCGCCGCCGCGACCTCGGCCGGAGGCACGGGAGGCGTCGGGGTCAGCTCAGGCTCGGCGACAGCAGCCTGCGTTATCCCTGCTGGGGCTATGGCCTCTGGAGCTATGGCCTCTGCAGTCGCAGCCTCCGGGGCCTCGACGACCAGCGGCTCGAGCGCCGCTTCGGCCGGGCCGCTGTCCGCGCCCGGAGGGCCCACGTCGATGACGAAGTAGCCGGGCTGCTCGGCGACCTCCGGCGCCCGGTAGAGGAGCGCGAAGAGGAGCAGGAAGGCCAGGTGCAGAGTGAGCGACAAGAGCAAGGCGCGGCGCCTGTCGGCGTCCCGCCAGAGGCGCGGCAGGTTCCCTACGGAGCTCAGCCGCACGCGTAACGCCTTTCCACACAAGGCCGGGCGGTAGGGCGGCGACGGTTTATACGCTTGTTCATCCGTCCCACAGCGCTAGTTCTGAGTGGCGATGGCGATCTGCTGAGCGCCCGCGGCCTTGATGAGGTCCATCACCCTCACCGCCGTGCCGTGGGGGACGGTGTGGTCGGCGCGCAGGACCACCACGCCCGAGGGCGTCGCCGCCAGGCGCGTTCTCAGCAGGTTTACGAGCTCGCCCTCAGGAACCTCACCGTCCTCAAAAAAGATCACCTGGTCCCTGCTGATCGTCACCGTGGGCACGTCGGCGGGGCTCGCCGCGCCGCTCTGCGCGCTTGGCAGGTCTACCGGCAGGCCCATCTCGGAGGTCACGAAGGTCGTCGTCACCATGAAGAAGATGATCAGCAAAAAGACCACGTCGACCATCGGCGTCAGGTCGAGCGCCAGGTTGCGGCGCAGGCCGGTGTCCTTAAGGCGCCGCGACGGTCTCATAAGGCTCTCTCACTACAGGCTCTCTCACTACCTCGGGAGCGGAGCCGCGCCTGCTCTCGCGCCTCGAGGCGATCTGGGCGACCATGCCCATGAGCTCCTCGCGGCGGCGGTCGATCTCCAAAAAGATGCGGTCCACCTTGCTCGACAGGTAGTTGTGGCCGATCAGGGCCGGAATCGCCACGATGAGCCCGGCGGCCGTGGTGACGAGCGCCTGGCCGATGCCGCCCGCCAGCGTGGCCGCGTTGCCGACGCCCGACACGCTGATCTGGCCAAAGGCGATGATCATCCCCGTCACGGTCCCCAACAGACCCAACAGCGGCGCGATCTGCGCAATGGTCGAGAGCGCGCGCAAACCCTGCGTCAGGCTCTGCTCCTCCTCCAAGGACGCCTCCCCAAAGGCCGCCTCGACCGCCGCCTTGCCGTAGGGAAGCCGTGACAGCGCCCCGTGAAGAACGCGCGCCACCGGCCCGCCGTGGTCCTCGCAGGAGATGAGCGCAAGCTCTAGGTTGCGCTCGCGCAGGGCCTCGCCCACCCTGACCATGAGCGCGTCGGCGCGGACGCGCTCCCTGGACAGCTTGAGGAGGCGCTCGAAAAAGACGTAGAGCGCGTAGAGCGAAATAACCAGGATGATGACGAGAACCGGCCCGCCGCTGAGGAGAAGATCCATAACCGCAGCCACTCTAGCAAACCCTGCTTGAGGGTGATGAGAGATAGGTAGCTCGAGCGCCTTGTGCCGCTCTCACTCTCCTGTTCTTTGCGGGCCCAGCGACTCAGCCGGTATTCCTCATGCCTGCCGACACCCCGGTCAGGCTGACCAGGACGGCATACTCGAGCCTCTCCCGCTCAGGGCTCGGCATCAACAGATATAGACATTACCTCGATGACTGATGTATCCTTGGGGTGATGATCGGGAACTGCGTAGCGGGCCCCGGTCACTTTTTTGGCAGGACCACCAGACCGGCTCCTGACCAGGAGCCGTGACGCTTGCGGAATTTCGAGGCAATAATCTGCCAGTCCTCGTAGGCTCTCTTGCCCATCACATAGCGCCCGATAGGTGATACGACCAGATCTGCAAGCTGCAACCCGGCAATATTCTCATGCTTGTTCCCGATGTCCAGTGAAGCGATGCACCTGCTAATCCGCGAACCACGAAGGAAGCGGGTGCCCTGAAGCTGGACGTTCCGCCAGGCAAGTTGAAGCTGCTCGTCTAAAGGGTATCCACGAGCTTCGACAACGACGCGGCCCGGCGTTTCATCACCAAGGGACATACAGAAGCGCTCGACGACAACATCCAAGCTCAGCATGTAAGGATCAAGTGCTGCCAGACCATAACGGGCCAAGTGCTCATCTTTGCGAATGGCGCAGGCAACAACCTCATAGTTCCAATTACGCATGAGCGCATTTAGGCGGACGTAGAACGCTTGCCTGAAGGCGGCATCCTTCAGCCCTTCAAAACCTCGACGGTTACGTGTCAGATCGGAGGTGTGGAGGATCAGCGTCTCGGTACCAAAAAGCTCACGTTTAAAGGCGTCGAGTTCGGGTTGAATGACCTGAAGCGCATAGGCCTCGTCAACGATCACACCTCCCAGGACGAACATGGGATAACTTGGGTCTATTTTTATCAGGCTGTGGTCACCCGACTCATCAAGATAGAGTACCTTCACACCTGCTAGCCGGTATTCCGCATCCCCGCCGACACCCCGGTCAGGCTGACCAGGACGGCGTACTCGAGCTCCTCCCGCTCCGGGCTCTCGGCCGGCAGCTTGCGCAGGCGGCCCAGCAGCTCGACCTGCAGGTAGGAAATCGGGTCCACGTAGGGGTTGCGCAGGTCGATGGCGCGCGCCAAGGTGCCGTCACTCTCCAAGAGCGGCTTGCCCGTCGCCGCCGACACGGCCGCCACGCTGCGCGCGTGCTCGTCCCTGACCCTGGTCCAGAAGCGCTCGCGTAGCGCCTCGTCGGGCACCAGCATGGTATAGGCCTCGAAGATGCGCAGGTCGGCCTTGGCCAGGCTCATCTGCGCGAAGTCGGTGATGACCCTGAAAAAGGGCCAGCCCCCGTACATCTCGGCGAGCAGCCCGCCGTCGAGGCGGGCTAGACCGGTGCCGAAGCCGTACCAACCGGGCAGGTTGGCGCGGCACTGGGTCCAGGAAAAGACCCAGGGGATGGCGCGCAAGGAGGAGAGCGTTCTCTCGCCGCCGCGCCTGGCGGGCCGTGAGCCGATGTTGAGCCTCGAGATCTCCTCGATGGGCGTGACGCTGTGGTAGAAGTCGAGAAAGCCGGGGTCCTCCAAAAAGTCGCGGTAGAGCCCGCGCGAGGCTTTGGCCGCCCCCTCGAGCGCCTCCCGGTAGCCTTGCGGCACCTCGGACACGCCGCCGCGCGCGTCGCGCGCCGAGGAGAGGATAAAGGCGTGAACGACCTGCTCGAGGTGCCGGTGGGCCAGGTCGGGGTCGGCGTAGCGGTCGCTCATCGCCTCGCCCTGCTCGGTGAGGCGCATCCGTCCGCCCAGGGAGCCCGGCGGCTGAGCCAGGATCGCCTGGCCCGCCGGTCCGCCGCCCCGGCCGATGCTGGTGCCCCGGCCGTGAAAGAGCCTGAGCGGCACCCCGGCCTCCCGGCAGACCGCGGCGATGTGCTCCTGCGCCTGGTAGAGCGCCCAGTTGGCCGCCAGGAAGCCCGCATCCTTGTTCGAGTCGGAGTAGCCGATCATCACCTCCTGCACCCCGCGCCGCCTGACGTGCTCGAGGTAGCTCGGCAGGCCGAAAAGCCTCTCCAAAACACCGGGGGCGTTCTCGAGGTCGGTGACCGTCTCGAACAGCGGCGTGGCGTCCAACTCCCTGACCCCCGCCTGCTTGGCGAGGACGAGCACCTCGAGCACGTCCGAGACGCCCTCGGTCATCGAGACGATGTAGGAGCCCGTCGCCTCCTCGCCCTTGCTGCGCTGGACGCCCCGGAAGACCTCGAGGAAAAGGAGCGCCCGCCGCGTCTCCTCCCCTAGCAGCGCGTCCGGCGGCGCCAAGGGCCGGGGCGAGGCGAGCTCCGCGGCCAGCAGGGCGATGCGCGCCTCCTCGTCCAGTTCGGCGTAGCCTCCGAGGCCCGCGAAGCGCAAGAGGTCGGCCACCGCCTCCTCGTGCTTTTTAGCGTGCTCGCGCAGGTCCAAGGCGGCCAGGTGAAAGCCGAAGGAGGCGGCGCGGTAGCGGACCGGCCGCACAAAGGCGTCCGCGACGCGCCTTCCCTGGCCCAGGCGCAGGGTCTCCTCGATGAGGCCCAGGTCGCGCCCGTAGCCCGCCGAGCCGCCGCGGTAGAGGCCGTCTTCGCCCGCCAGCTCCGCCTGGAGCGCGCCGTGCATATAAAAGAGCTTGCGGCGGTAGGGCTCGCCCGCGAAGCGCGGGGCCAGCCCGGCCCCCTCCTCGAGCGCGGCGAGGTCGTCGCGGAAGCTCTGCGTCAGGGACACCCGCGCCTCCCACTGCGAGAGGCGCTGGACCAGGCTGTCTATGTCGGCGAGGTGCGCCCCCAGGGCCAGCTGCGACTGAAGCCGGTAGGCCTCGGCGGTGACCTCCGGGGTGACGTTGGGGTTGCCGTCGCGGTCACCGCCGATCCAGGAGCGGAACCTCATGACGGGGGTCAGCGCGCGCGCGGGTTTCCGGCCGTAGTAGACCTCGAGGGCGCGCTCGAGGTCGAGCATCAGCCGGGGCAGCGTAGCGAGAATCGAGCGGCGAAAGTAGTAGAGCGCCGACTTGACTTCGTCCAGAACGGTAGGCTTCTCCGCGACCAGCTCGCGGGTCTGCCACAGGCTGGCGATCTCGGCGTGGATAGCCTCCTCGAGCGCCCCCCGCTCCTGCGGCAAAAGGACGCGCTCCGAGAGTTCACGCAGGGCCGAGCCGACGCGCTCGAGCTTGAGCCTGACGGTGTAGCGCTTGACCTCGGTGGGGTGCGCGGTCAAGGTGAGGCCGATGTCCAAGCCTTCGATAAAGCGCCGCGCTTCGCTGTAGCTCCAGCCCTCGTCCTTGAGCGCCTTGACCGCCGCCGCCACCGTCTCGCGGCGCGGCGCGTCCTTGGTGGCCTGACCCTCGCGCAATCTGTTCACGCGCACCCGGTGGATCTCCTCGGCCACGTTGATGAGCTGGAAGTAGACAGTAAAGGCCCGCAACAAGCCCTCGGCTTCGCTCAGACTGAGTCCGGCGATCAGCGCTCTCAGCCGCCCCCGCGCCGCCGCGTCCTCGGGCTCGGCGCGCAGGTGCTTGGTGAGGCTCCGCACCTCCTCGACGAGATCGAAGAGGCGCCTGCCAGAAAGCTCCTGCAAGACCGTCCCCAGCGCCCGGCCCAAAAAGTCCACATCGGCCTTGAGCTGGTCGAAAGCCTCCTCGTTACGCTCACCTTGCCCGCTCATAGACCCGTGGGACATGCTCGCCTCCAAAACAATCGAAAATTGAAGATTCAAGATTGAACATTGAAAATCAGCCCGCAATCTTCAATGTTTAATTTTCAATCTTTAATCGCCCTTTTGCCACTGCACCCGCTCGATGCTCTTGGCCCGGTTGCCGCTGAGCTCGAGCACCACCCCATGAAGCGTGCCCGGCCCTTCCGACGGCTTGTAACGCTTGGGCAGGCGCGTCACGAAGCGGTAGTGGACCTCCTCGAAGCGCAGGCCGATGGCCGAGTCCTGCGCGCCCGTCATGCCCACGTCGGTGATATAGGCGGTGCCGCCGCTGATCCCCTCGTCAGCCGTCTGCACGTGGGTGTGGGTGCCGACGACCGCCGCGACGCGCCCGGCCAAGTGGTAGCCCATCACCTTCTTCTCGCTCGTCGCCTCGGCGTGAAAGTCCACCACGACGGTCTCGCCAGTGGCGGTCTCGAGCAGGCCGTCGAGCGCTCTAAAGGGGCAGTCGAGCGGGTCCATGAAGATGCGGCCCATCGCGCAGGCCACCGTCACGCGCTCGCCCGTGCGCGCCGTAAAGGAGGCGTAGCCCAGGCCCGGCGTGCCCGGCGGGTAGTTGAGCGGGCGCAAGAGCCGCGGCGTCTCCTCGACGAGTTCCAGAGCCTCGCGGTTGTCCCAGGCGTGGTTGCCGAGTGTGACCACGTCGATACCGGCGGCGATCATCTGCGAAAAGTGCTTGCGGGTGATGCCGAAGCCCCCGGCGGCGTTCTCACCGTTGGCGATGATGAAGTCGAAGTCGCTCCGGTAACGCCCCAGGTAGTCTTGCATCACCTCGAGGCCCGGTTTGTCGCAGATGTCGCCGATGAAGAGAACGCGCATAAGAAAGGATAACAGGACCAAGGAAAATTATCCGAATCTAGCTGGCGCTAGTTTTCCTGAGCCTTTGCTATCTCGTCTAGCGTTTCCCGAATGATCTTTAGCCATCTATCCTTTACGGCCAACACCTCGGAGATAGTGAGATAGCGATCTCCTATTTTTACTGTCCACCAAAAGCGGTTCTCAATCTTGTAAATAAAGCCCTCATCGAAAAGCTCGGCCAACCGACTTAGATAGCTTTCACCAATTTGCGGATAGCCCTCGATATCCCTGAGATGATTACGAAAGTCACCCTGGACGCGAAAAACACCAAAATTGAAGTCGAAAAGTTGAGACTTCAGTTTCAGCGAGTTCTGACCTGGCTCGACGTATAAGCCAATATCTCTTGCCTCATCAAGAAAGGACCTCAATTCGTTGGCCGTTTGTTCATCTGCGTGAAGGTCTTCAAAAAATACCTGCTCGCTAATCTTTGTTCGTTTAGTACCAGCAACGGCCTCAGTCCTTGCTTCAGTTGGGACTTCCGCCGTTATTTGACCGTCTTCAATCCGCACAACAGCCCGCTCGATTTCAACGGTTTGTGTGATAACTCTTGGCTGTATGAAATAGCTTGAATTGGCGTGATTCGGCAGCTTGAAAATACCGAGTTCAACCAACGCAAAACTGAAATTCAAATGGGCGTGCTGCTGCAAAAAGTCGGCGATCTGCTCAACATTTTTTCGTATGCCGTCACCAACAATCAAAAGCAAAAAGCGACCCCGGCGCAAGTTGCGTGACACGCTATCTACAAAATCGCTCTCGTCAATTTCTTCAGTTCTCTCGGAGACCAACTTGTATAGCGACTGCTGACCGCCTTCTTGGGCTCCACTGATTGCTTTTTGTAAATCAGCGTAACTCCACCTACTTACTTCTTTGGCGTAATCCAAAATCTGCCCTACAACTTCCCGCCGCGCTTCCGGGTTCTGCCACAGTTTGCACTCAACGAGTGTTAATAAACCCGTCTGATTGATGAACAACATGTCAACAGGGCCAACCTTTGTTCTCAACTCCCGACATACAGGTATCAAGGGACCAAAGACAGGCTCGATCTCATAGATGGGCATGGCTTGATGGTGAGTGAAGATAAAGTTCTGCACCCATTTCTCATTAAATATGCCTGTAACTGGTTCTAAGCGGTGAACTCGATCTTCACTTATGACGTAGGGTATGCCATGCTGTCGGCTCATAATTTCATTCTCTCCCTATTTTGCTTGCCTCTTCTGTACGTCGCACCACTCGAGCCAATTCTCCTCCGCCAGCCCTACAGAAAGCTTGTTGTCCACCCTCACTAGCGGCTGCACCATCAGGCTGGGATCGTCCAAGAGCTTTTGCATCATCGCCTCGTCGGGAACGCGCATGTACTGAAGCCCCTGCCTCCTATAGGCCTTGCCCTCTTGGTCGATGAGCGCGCTTAAGCCGAACCTCCGCACGAAGCGCCCAAACTCGCCCGGCGCCATGGGCCGCTGCGCGAGGTCCACGAAGTGAGGCCTATAGCCGCGCTCCTTGAAAAACCTCAGCGCCTTTTTGGTATCCTGTGATTTGCTAGTGCCGAAAATCTGCACGTTCATGGGGTCCACGTTCATGGGGTCATTGTACCCAGTGCCTCGGTAGCCGGTGCCTCAGCGGTGGAGCCGGGCGCGCACAAGTTTAGCAATTATTTCTTCCTCTTCTTGAGTGGCTCACGTCACGCGACACCTTCCCTCTCCGCCAGGCGCTGGACGGCTCTGACAATCCTGCGCACGTCTCTCAGGCTCTTCTCATCGGCCAGGACGAGGAGCCTGTCCCTTTCCTCCACAGTGGTCGCTCCCCGAGGAACGATAAAGGTGTCGCCGCGGCTGATGAGGACAACCAGCGCCCCTTCAGGTAGCCCCAGCTTGACGATGGTCCTGCCGGCAGCGGGTGAGCCTTCCGGCACTTCGACCTCCACAAGCTCGCTGCTGATGTTTGCCATCTGCTCGAACTCGAGGGGGTAACGCCGCCTCTCGACGAGCGGCGCGTCCACCTCGAGCCACCTGGCGACGAAAGGCATCAACGGACCCTGCAGGAGGACGGACGTCAGCACGATGAAAAAGACCAGGTTGAAGATGAGCTCGGCTTGTGCGACGCCGGCGATCAGCGGGAACGTCGCCAGAATGATGGGCACGGCGCCCCGCAAGCCCACCCAGGAGATGATGGTCATTTCCCTCACGGTCATCTTTGCCAACAAGGTGGTGAAGACACCCAGAGGTCGCGCGATAAAAATCAGGAACAGCGAGAGCAGCAGGCCAACCCACACGACCGACAAGAGCTGCGAGGGAAACACCAGGAGACCAAGCGTGAGGAACATGGCTATTTGCATCAGCCAGGCGAGGCCGTCGTGGAAGCGCGCGATGCTCCTCTTGTGAATGAAGTCGTAATTGCCCATCACCAGACCCGCGATGTAAACCGCCAGGAAGCCATTGCCGCCAATCAAGGGCGTGAGGCCGTAGACGACCATCACCACCGACAGGGTGAACACCGGGTAGAGGCCGTCATACCCCAAGTCGATCCGGTTGATGCCCCACACCACCAGCCTGCCCAGCAGGTAACCGAGCAGGCCGCCCAGGAGCATCTGCTGGAAGAACATGGGCACCAAGCTCAAAACGGAGGCGTCGGGCTCGGTGAGCAGCGTGATGAAGCCAACCGTCAGGAAGATGGCCATGGGGTCGTTGCTGCCGGACTCGAACTCGAGGGTGCGCTTGATCCGTTCCTGCAGGCCGGTGCTGCGCGACCTCATCACCGCAAACACCGCCGCGGCGTCCGTGGACGACACGATGGCGCCCAGCAGGAGGCCCTCGAGGAGTGAAAAATCGAGAAGGACCATAGCGACAAGACCAACGCTGATAGCCGTGATGAAGACCGCCACCGTTGACAGACCCAACCCCGCCCAGAGGACCGGGCGCACGCTCTGCCAGTTCGTGTCGAGGCCACCCGAGAAGAGGATGAAGGCCAGCGCCACTACGCCCAAGGACTGAGCCAATTGCGGGTTGTCGAAATCAAGCCCGCCCACGCCTTCAGAGCCCGCCAGGATGCCGATCACCAGGAAAAGGACCAGGGAGGGCACGCCCAGCCTGCCGGAAGCTTTGCTCGCCAGGATACTGAGGAGCAGCAAGATGCCCGTGCCCGCCAGGATGAACTCGATCGAAATCACAAACTCAATGCCTTCTCACGCGGGTCGCCCGCGCGTCTGCCGTTCACGATAGGTCCCTGTGCTGGCCGCTTCGCCTGGAGGACGGCTCACGCAATCAGCCCGCCGATGATCGCCGCCACCCGGCGCGCTTCGTCGTCATTGAGCGTGACCATCGGTATGCGCCCCTCGGGATTGTCAGGTGAGACGCCGTAGAGTTCGCGCGTCCCATCATCATGGAGGACGATCAAAGGTGTCACCGCGGCGGGTCTCGATCTCGAACTTGCGGCCGATGCCGGGCAGAGGTGATTCTTGAACTTTGAGCGTCACGGCGTTTCCTCCTAGCAGTAAAGTAAGGTTGCCTTTCTAATTATGCCTCATGTTACCAAGATTCCCTTTGCGGAAAGCCTCAGCCAAAGCCAGCGGCACTTCGGCTTCGGCCTCGACTACCTTGGCGCGCATCTCCTCGACCTTGGCCCGGTTCTCCTGCTCGCTCGCCACGGCCATCGCCCTGCGCTCCTCGGCTTTAGCCTGTGCCACGCGCTTGTCGGCCTCAGCCTGGTCCGTCTGCAGAATCGCGCCGATGTTCTTGCCGACATTGATGTCGGCGATGTCGATGGAGAGGATCTCAAAGGCGGTGCCGGAGTCGAGGCCCTTGTGGAGCACCGCTTTCGAGATGATTTCAGGGCTCTCCAAGACGGCCTTATGGGTTATCGAGCCACCAATCGAGGAGACGACGCCCTCACCAACCCGGGCCATGATGGTCTCCTCGCCCGCACCCCCGACCAGGCGCTCGAGGTTGGCCCGCACGGTGACTCGCGCCGTGCAGATGAGCTGGATGCCGTCCTTGGCGACCGCGGCCACGTCGGGAGTCTGGATGACCCTGGGATTGACGGAGAGCTTGACCGCGTCGAGCACGTCCCGGCCTGCTAGGTCGATGGCGGCGGCGCGGTCAAAGGGCAAGGCGATGCGCGCCTTGTCGGCGGCGATGAGCGCGTCCACCACGCGGTTGACGTTGCCGCCGGCTAGGTAGTGGGCCTCCAGTTCATCTTGATTGACCTCGATGCCTGCCTTGTCGGCTTTGATGAGCGGCAGGATGATCTGGTGCGGTGAGACGCGCCGCAGGCGCATGGCGACCAGGCTGCCCAGGCTGACCTTGACGCCGGCAGCAATCGCTGAAATCCAGAGTCCAACGGGAATAAAGCTGAAGAGAATGATGAAAAAGAGCAGGCCAGCACCCGCAAAAATCAAGACCACCATGTTCATTCGTGACTCCTCTTTCGTGACTCCTCTATAGTTCGTGACTCCTCTATAGAAGGACTGACTTTCTAATTATCAACCAAAAGGAAGGCCCAAATCCGTCATTCCGGCTGCTGCACCCCTCGCACTGATGGTGATGGGTGGCAAGCGACTAGTGCCTTTGCGGGTGTCTCGGCAGGCTCGAGTACCACGACCTCAGTCACTTCAGGCACGGGAAACGGATACTTGAAACCAGTCTCAGGGATTCAGGGCAGGCAAAAAGCCTGCCCTGAGCAGCCGGTTCTTACGTCGCCTTGTGAGCCAGAGAGCGCTGCGGTTGCCTCTGCCGGTTCTTGAACCACACGATCATCGGCGCCATGATGAAGATGCTCGAGTAAACACCAAAGCCGATACCGAGTAGGAGCGTCAGGCTAAAGTCACGCAGCACGCTGCCCCCGAAAAGGAACAAGGCAAGAACCGGGAGGAGGGTCGTGAAGGAGGTCATCACCGTGCGGGAAAGCGTCTGGTTCACAGCCAGGTTGATGATGTCAGCGTAACTGGCTCCGCGGGTGGTCCTGAGGTTCTCGCGGATGCGGTCCGCAATGACAATCGAGTCGTTAAGCGAGTACCCCACAACGAAAAGGAGTGCCGCTAAGACGGGGATGCTGAACTCCGCGCCTGTGAGCGCAAGCACACCCAGCACGAGGCCGACATCATGCGCTGTGGTAATGACTGTCGAGATCGCGACGATCCAGTTGGGCCAGAAGCGAAAGCCGAGGTAAGCGAGAACCAGGCCGAAGGAGACGAGCATGGCGAGCCACGCTCCCGTGCGCAGCTCCTCGCCGATCGCAGGCCCAACGAAGTCGCTTTGCAGCACGCTGCTCCCAGCTACGGCTGCACTCAAGCGAGCTGGGAACGACTCCCCTTGAGCCCCCAGCGTACCCACCCGGACTGACACCTCCTTGCCGGAGGTGGTGGCGTCTTGCACCTCCTGAACCGTCGCACTAGCCCCCGTAAGGCCCGCGTAGTCCAGGCCGTCGATTGCTGAACGGACCTCGTCAACCGTAACGCTCTCAGGGACATTCAGCAGAACCGTAGTGCCGCCGCTGAAATCGGTGGAAAAGCGAAAGCCTACCGTCAGGACCAGCACCAGTGAAGCCACGGCGAGCAAGCCGGAGATGCTCATGGTGACTGGCGCCAGTTTGAGGAAGCCAAAGCTCGGAGTTCTGAAGCCTTGGAGCATGAGGGGACGCTTGAAGCGGTAAGTCAGCACATCAAGCATGAAGGGCACCACGACGGTGTTAACGAAGACCGAGGCGATGATGCCGATAGCCAGCGTGATAGCAAACCCCCGCACCGGGCCGCTCGTGTACTGGTAGAGGGCAGCTGCCGCGAAGAGCGTGGTGACGTTCGCGTCGATGATGGCGGATAGCGAGTTCTGAAAGCCGCTCCTCATGGCGAGACGCAAGCTTTTCCCTGCCCGCAGTTCCTCCTTGATGCGCTCAAAGGAGATGACGTTGCCGTCGACCGCCGCACCGATGGTGAGAACCAAGCCCGCTAAACCAGGCAAGGTGAGGACCGCACCCAGTCCCGCTAGGACCCCGAAAATCAGCAGCATCACGTAAGCCAGGCTGAGGGACAAGACGCCGCCGAAGAGAGGCCCATAGTAAAGCAGGATGGTTACGACGACCGCGAGAGTGCCGATCGCCCCCGCGACGAGCCCGGCACGAATCGAGTCAGCGCCAAGCGTCGGCCCGATGCTGCGCGTCTCCTCGACCTGAAGTGAAATCGGTAGGCTGCCACTGCGGAGGACCAGCGCCAGGTCACTGGCCTCGTTGAGGTCCGCCATGCCGCTAATCTGACCCTGGTCACTGATGCGGCTCTGGATGGTCGGAGCGCTGACGACATTGCCGTCCAGCACGATGGCCATCCGGCGGCCGACGTTGGCGGCGGTGAAGTCACCGAACTCTTGCGCAAACTCGCTCCCAACCTCGAAGCCCACGATAGCCCCGCCCATCACCGCGCCGGACGAGCTGCGGTTGAAGTCAGCGTGGGCGCTGCGCAGGATCTCACCGGTGAACGCAGCAGGCTCGAGGGCTGCCTCGGTGAGCGGCTCGCTGGCCTCGGGCCTCACCAGCCGGAACTCGAGCACCGCCTGCTGGCCAATCAGGTCAAGCGCCCGCTGGGTGTCGCCTGTGGTGAGGCCCGGTAGTTCGACTACGATGCGGTTGTCGCCGCTTGTTTGGATGAGGGGTTCAGCCACCCCAAAGGCGTTGATGCGGTTTTCTATGACGGTGCGTGCCCCTTGCAGGTCCTCACGGAGCGGGGTGCCCTCCGAAGCCTGCAGGACAACCCGCAGACCGCCCTTGAGGTCGAGACCAAGGTTGATTCGTGCTTCTTCAGCGGCACGCCACGGCTGCCACAGGTAAAGAAAGGAAACAAAGAGCATTAACAGGACGAGCAGTCCTGTAGCGGAACGTCGGTTCATGGTCTTCTCCAACTGCTAGTGAAGGTTTGATGATACGCAACGCGTCAGGCGTTGCTTCCAGATTACTAAGCTATGACCCAGCGTGGTGGGACAGTCAGCTTGGGTTATCCGCCTTCGAGTTGGAGCTTGCGAGTCAGATAAAGCAGATGAGGTGAACTGACGGCAGGTGTCAGGGCAGC
This portion of the Deinococcota bacterium genome encodes:
- a CDS encoding potassium/proton antiporter; translation: MISIEFILAGTGILLLLSILASKASGRLGVPSLVLFLVIGILAGSEGVGGLDFDNPQLAQSLGVVALAFILFSGGLDTNWQSVRPVLWAGLGLSTVAVFITAISVGLVAMVLLDFSLLEGLLLGAIVSSTDAAAVFAVMRSRSTGLQERIKRTLEFESGSNDPMAIFLTVGFITLLTEPDASVLSLVPMFFQQMLLGGLLGYLLGRLVVWGINRIDLGYDGLYPVFTLSVVMVVYGLTPLIGGNGFLAVYIAGLVMGNYDFIHKRSIARFHDGLAWLMQIAMFLTLGLLVFPSQLLSVVWVGLLLSLFLIFIARPLGVFTTLLAKMTVREMTIISWVGLRGAVPIILATFPLIAGVAQAELIFNLVFFIVLTSVLLQGPLMPFVARWLEVDAPLVERRRYPLEFEQMANISSELVEVEVPEGSPAAGRTIVKLGLPEGALVVLISRGDTFIVPRGATTVEERDRLLVLADEKSLRDVRRIVRAVQRLAEREGVA
- the secD gene encoding protein translocase subunit SecD — its product is MNRRSATGLLVLLMLFVSFLYLWQPWRAAEEARINLGLDLKGGLRVVLQASEGTPLREDLQGARTVIENRINAFGVAEPLIQTSGDNRIVVELPGLTTGDTQRALDLIGQQAVLEFRLVRPEASEPLTEAALEPAAFTGEILRSAHADFNRSSSGAVMGGAIVGFEVGSEFAQEFGDFTAANVGRRMAIVLDGNVVSAPTIQSRISDQGQISGMADLNEASDLALVLRSGSLPISLQVEETRSIGPTLGADSIRAGLVAGAIGTLAVVVTILLYYGPLFGGVLSLSLAYVMLLIFGVLAGLGAVLTLPGLAGLVLTIGAAVDGNVISFERIKEELRAGKSLRLAMRSGFQNSLSAIIDANVTTLFAAAALYQYTSGPVRGFAITLAIGIIASVFVNTVVVPFMLDVLTYRFKRPLMLQGFRTPSFGFLKLAPVTMSISGLLAVASLVLVLTVGFRFSTDFSGGTTVLLNVPESVTVDEVRSAIDGLDYAGLTGASATVQEVQDATTSGKEVSVRVGTLGAQGESFPARLSAAVAGSSVLQSDFVGPAIGEELRTGAWLAMLVSFGLVLAYLGFRFWPNWIVAISTVITTAHDVGLVLGVLALTGAEFSIPVLAALLFVVGYSLNDSIVIADRIRENLRTTRGASYADIINLAVNQTLSRTVMTSFTTLLPVLALFLFGGSVLRDFSLTLLLGIGFGVYSSIFIMAPMIVWFKNRQRQPQRSLAHKAT